The genomic stretch CTGTGCCCCAGTGCTCCAtgcccagagcagtggcacTCACCGTGATGTTGATTGTCTCATACAAGCCCTGACACCGGGCAGtgcctcccagcacagcctgggctaTGGAGATGGGGAGATCCGAGTGGATATCGGCTCCGTTTCGTCGGAACACAGAGCTCTTCTGaacctgcagggcagcacagttCCAAAGAGCAGTGAGCACACCATGTTCTCCTGCTAAACTGCTCCCAATAGTCTCAGGAAAAAGTATACCATCCCAAACTGCATGGTTAAGAACTGTGAGTTAATATTTGGTGTCCCAGTAAAACACAGATCTCAACATAACTGAATTAGCCAAAGGATTGGAAGGATCCCTGCTTCCTGCCTCAGGAACTCCCTCCCTAATCCTGCTGTTAGTTTATCTATGTCACTAAGTCAGCACTCTGAACAGGGGAAAgccaaaggtgagaaggaaaTTAGGCACCTTTCCAGTGGCCTCACAATCTAGAAGAGAATTAAACCCTCCTGCACCATGAAAGAGGTGatgaaaaaaattttctcctcAACAGGGATGTGTGTGGCAGGAGAAGACACCCAGCAACAGCACAGGTGCACAGCAGCCCTGAAGGTGGATCTGCAGAGGGACACTTCACCAggcagcctcctgcagcacctcccacagctctcctcagctctgccacccctgccagcaGGAAGCTTCCTCACATTTCCAAGTCAAAAATTGGAGGCATGAAAAGCCTACTCTGCATTTTGATTCACACTACCCTAAGGGCCTGATCCTGGAACAAGCAGCGACTTCATGAACAGATTCAAAGTTACCCTCCTTGCTACAATGCAGATCTCCTGCTGTCTGTGTCACAAAGTTCACAGGGATCATGTTACCTCAGCTGTTCCAAAGGATCACTggctcttcctcctctgcccATTCTGCAGGCCTTTCCCAGGCAGTTGAGAAGGGAACAACCAACTTACATCATAAACCAGCTTGGGATACATACCCTGAACGTaatgaaaatttctttcttccccACAGGCATCCGAACTGTCTGCCCGTCCTCAACACCTGCAATCAGAACAGGAGGGAATGTGACCTTGGGTTATGACATGGATGCCTACAACTCTTGCCAATCCCAAGAGCTGGCCACCACAGCCCAAAGCAGGAGGGGTCAGCACATGTTTATACTTCTGAGGTGATCCCCATGCCCCCAACACATTTGTTACTTCAGTATCTACAGAATTTTGTATAGAAATGCATTGGATTAAGGAACACTGCAGCCTCCACAAGCTGTAGGAAAATTACAGGCTGCTCACCAAGGGTGGTCTCAAAGAATCAAGTCTTAGTCCCACCACTGAATTCTCCCCTCTGGTGAGGAAGGCAATCAGCACACCCATGGCAAGAAAACCTTTGGAGATTCATTCTTCAAAACCTGCCTAGGATCACCCAGGCAAGAACCAAAGCTGAGGATGGGCAGAGCATGGCCAGAAGGTCCATCTCATCACTGGCCCATTTCATTGCCGAGCTCTCGACttgctttgctttaaaaaaggTCTTACACTGCTCCCCAGTTTGCACCTAGCAGTGGCAGTAAATAACTAGAGCTCTTTAAGAGAGAGCAGCAGACAGGTACACCACTGACCAGCTGGCACAGGAACCATCACTGTCTTCTTCTGCTTGGTCTGCCCCGTGCCCCGGCACACGACGCAGGGCGTGGTGATGATGGAGCCGCGGCCGCCGCAGCGCCGGCACGTGGAGCGCATCACGAACGGGCCCGTGTTCATCGTCTCCTGGGGAGCACAAACACACCTTGGGAAATGAGGAGTGCTCACATGGGGCTTGTCACACAGCACCTCTGAGCCCTGATCACACACACAGCCTGTCAGGACACAGATACCCTTCAGACACTGGCTCTGAAATCCGCTCGCCATCACATGCTGATTTCCACTGAACAGCACCACTACTCCCAGTGTCAGGTGGTGAGGGCAAGGGAAACACAGAAACACCCTCAAAGTCTAGGCTTTGATGTACAAGGAGGAACAAAGCTCCTTACAGTGCTACAAATGTCTGTGTTCTGATGAATCCAAGGACAATCCATTTACATGGATTACTGCCAGTGTCCAAGGAAACCTCATGGTGACTAAGCCCTGGACTGAAGCACTGAAGCACACAAGGAATCAGCTGCGTGGTAACCAAAGCCTGCAGCTCCATCATTACCTGCATCTTCTTATTTTATGATTACCCTTGGGTTTTCACCACCTTCCTCCACCCCTCAAATCAAAAGATACCCATTTATTGCCTGAGGAGAGCTACATGATATTCATACATATACATTACATTCAGAGTACATACATATACATTACATTCAGAGTTACATTATATTCATATGGTTTGTGGGatgtgcagcagcagaaattccAGCCTGAAGGCTCATGCTttcagcagggcacagcacttTAACACAAAGAAAATCTTCCTAGCGCCTATTAGCATCAAGCTGACATGAACTCAGCTTTGCCTGAGATAAGCTGATGAGTGTGGTGAGAATTTTTCCTCATGGAATGAAGGGACTCTCCCCAAGGagggaaagcacagagctggtGTCTGCTCAGCACTTACCATGCCCGTGCCATTGCAGTAGTGACAGCGCTGAGCTTTGGTGCCAGGTTCATGTCCTTTGCCATCACAGCGCACACAGGAGTCCTGGATGTTCACCACAATCTCCTTGTTGACACCTTTTGCAGCTTGGGTGAATGTCAAATCCATGATGTACTGCACAGGAAACATGGATATAGAGCCATGACTGAGGTGTGATAGAGTCTTAAAGAGACTGAGAACAGTTCAGGCTAAATACCAAACATTTAAATGCTTAAAACAAGAATTCTCAGTAAAGATGACTGATCAAAAGAAGAAATTCTGCTTatatgaaaaatgtaatttttagtAAAACCAGGAGTACCAAACACCAAACATTTCTGAAGACAACACATGAACCATCAACACTTAAAGGAGCATTTAGCTGCAACACAAAGAACAAGACAGATTTTATGGTGTGCCTCACTGCAACATGAAGCTAATTAAGTTGCAAAATTAAGCCAATTAAGCAGCCAAACATATTGCTGGAAGGCCTGGTTTATAGTTACAAGGTATTTTGTGGGTTTTAGCATTACAGATCAAAGCAGACATAGGTAAATAAGCTGCAGCAGACACTGTGCCTCTGCAGCAATGGAACTGCTTGGCAGTACTGGGTGGTGTCAGCAAACACCAGAGAAGTAggtctgaaaaaaatattctgaaaaagcccagaaaaaatattctgtctGGAGCTGTGGGGTGTGTTCCTGCACAGCTGAGCAAAACTATGAGACTGTGCCCATGCCATGGGACACTCACACACTGACATCCCCAGAAGTAACTCCTTGCTGAAGCTCCCAGAGCGCTCTGTGACAGAAGCTGCAGAGAGACACTACTTTGAGTTTCTCATTCCTAAATAAAGGCACCTCCTACCTCCTGTGGCTGGTCAAAAACACTCTGAAAATCGCCAAAAGGGGATCCTGAGAATTCCCCAAAGATCTTCCTGAAGAGCTCCTCGGGGTCGATGGAGGGGCCGCTGCTCCAGTACTGCCGTCCCgcaccggccccggccccggcggcgccGGCCTCGAAGCTCGCGGTGCCGTAGGCATCGTACTGCTTCCTCTTCACCTCGTCACTCAGCACCTGCGGGCAAGAACgggcactgcaggagccaggaGAATCCCTGGCTCCGGGCTCACACCCTCCATCAAGGTCTCAGCCCGCTCTCAGCACCATGGGAGTGAGGGacaagctgctgcttccctggtGATTCCAGGCTCATCGGCCGAAAAATGACAAGATCTTGCGAATttataaaaagcagaaatcatTTCTATTAAACAGCTGATCATTGTTATACCAGCTGGATTCAAAAACCAGGGCTTAGGGAGCACAGTGAAAGTCCCTCTGCCTCAAAAACCTGCTGACAGGTTTTTTCTTTGATTATTTAAACTGACAATAATTCCATGGAAGTGACATCCATGCCAGTCACTGCTAAGGAAGgggaaaactgaaaaagcaCAAAGCAGCTAAATCAGATACTTGGACCAAGGAATTTCTTGGAACAGAGGTGCCCTAGATATAAGTGCATCAAAAACCAGCCATGGTTTTACAGGAAATGTTTGCCCTCGTCCACGCTCTAGTCTTTCCTCCTTCTCATCACAATAAAATCCTGCTATTACCTCGTAGGCTTCTGCCAGCTGAGAGAACTTCTCCTTCGCTTTGGGGTCGTCCTTGTTTGTGTCAGGGTGGTATTTCTTTGCCaactaaaaagcaaaaaccaacTCTTAGGGACAGGCAGGAGTTATTTACTTAAGCATATCTCACATGCCAGGATAAAACACACCAGGCACAGCCCGGCATTCACTAGATGGATTCCCGGGAACTAAAACCCTTCATTTTCATTTATCAACCCAAAATAAGGAActacaggagctgctgctgatctCCTGAGCAATCCCAGATCCTTCTGGAAGGAGACAAGCAATGACAGCACAGGCAGACCATGCTTTGGAAGCGATCCCCAAGGCCATGTGCTGAGCTTCCCCAGTGCCTCCTCCCGTTGTCTGCAGCGGTTCCGAGCACGGGGCTGGATTTGTTCCGTGCCCCGGCGGAGGGGCAGCGCTGGGGCCCCGCCGCACCTGGTAATAGGCCTTCTTGATCTCCTTCTGCGTGGCGGTGCGGGGCACCCCCAGCACCTGGTAATAATCCTCCTTGGAGCGGGCCGCGCTGCTGTGGAAGGCGGCGGAGGCAACGGCGGCAGCGTGTTTCGTCCCTGcgggagaggagagagaggagccGCCGTGAGGGGAGGGCCGGGCCGGCTGGAGGAAGGGACACGGCCGGGGGAAAAGACTCGCGCCCCACCGTCCCGTCCCGGCCCTCCCGGCCCCGGCGCGCTCACCGGCGGCGCAGAGCCCGGCACGGAGCAGCAGGAggcggcgcggggcgcgggcgggcggggcgcggaGCCCgcggagcagcagcagcagcggcggccgCGCGttccccgccccgcgccccgcggCCGTCCCGACCCAGCGCGACGCGCTCCCGGCCGCCATCTTGGCCCGCGCGCGGCGCTGCGCCTGCGCACCCTTCGGCGGGGACGGGCCGCGCATGCGCAcggggccgcggccgcgccATGGTTACGCATGCGCGGGCCTCGGTGGGGCCGCGGGGatggcggcgggcggggggggAGCGGAGCGGTGGCGGGGCCCGGGAGCACCGGGCAGGGAGCGCGCGGGGACACGGCCGGGACAGGCGGGCACTGCCCCGTGACAGCCTCGTGCGGGGGGTGCGaaccctgccctctgctcagcccttcAGGGCCGCTCTTCCTCTCCCCTAGCGGGTGACATATCTCCCCGGATGGAATAAAGGCTCTGAAAGCGCAGCGGGTGCAGTGCCACACGCCCACGCTCCCCCggcacagcagcctggcacGGCACCCACGGCAGGCAACACAGCAGCTTTCCTCTGCAGAGGGGGAGCACGATTCGTGCCAGGCGCGTCTCTCTCCCGCCCTCGGCACCGGGGCTGGCGCCTCCGAGCGCTGCTCAGTACAGGCTCGGGGCTGCGTCGCGGGGGAGGCCCCGCCGGGCTGAGCGGGGACGGGGCCGTGCCGCTCCCGCTGCCCACACGGgccctgtccccgctgtcccagCCTGGGTCAAAGCGGGGCAGGAGGCCTGGCCTCCAGCGGCGTGGGTCACACCCGGGCTCCACAGGGCTCAGCGGGCTCAGATCCAgcgctccctcctcctcctccctccccgcaGCCGTGAGCACACGAAGGTCTCTGTTCACCGCCGGCTGCCGGCCGAGGAGGAGGCGATCACGCCGGGCCCAC from Ammospiza caudacuta isolate bAmmCau1 chromosome 17, bAmmCau1.pri, whole genome shotgun sequence encodes the following:
- the DNAJA3 gene encoding dnaJ homolog subfamily A member 3, mitochondrial, with product MRGPSPPKGAQAQRRARAKMAAGSASRWVGTAAGRGAGNARPPLLLLLRGLRAPPARAPRRLLLLRAGLCAAGTKHAAAVASAAFHSSAARSKEDYYQVLGVPRTATQKEIKKAYYQLAKKYHPDTNKDDPKAKEKFSQLAEAYEVLSDEVKRKQYDAYGTASFEAGAAGAGAGAGRQYWSSGPSIDPEELFRKIFGEFSGSPFGDFQSVFDQPQEYIMDLTFTQAAKGVNKEIVVNIQDSCVRCDGKGHEPGTKAQRCHYCNGTGMETMNTGPFVMRSTCRRCGGRGSIITTPCVVCRGTGQTKQKKTVMVPVPAGVEDGQTVRMPVGKKEIFITFRVQKSSVFRRNGADIHSDLPISIAQAVLGGTARCQGLYETINITIPPGIQPDQRIRMSGKGIPKINSYGYGDHYIHIKIKVPQRLTDRQRALMMSYAEDETDVEGTVNGVTNTASGKRSTGN